From Rhododendron vialii isolate Sample 1 chromosome 10a, ASM3025357v1, the proteins below share one genomic window:
- the LOC131302305 gene encoding uncharacterized protein LOC131302305: MWNFASNCIAGNTRLKNEPTKQTEGALECSDDEASSDSSREEGLECPICWESFNIVENVPYVLWCGHTLCKNCVLGLQWAVVKFPTLPIQLPLFISCPWCNLLSPRLVYKGILKFPRKNFFLLWMIESLNGDRVKSSSASSGDHPPTWLSSGKIATGSHVSHPTFRRGQHVHSSEPSGSNHALNNAVNPYFTVEGLHTSLRKSLVFFVHLTAKFPLVLIFLLIVLYAIPASAAILALYILITVLFALPSFLILYFAYPSLDWLVREIIT, from the coding sequence ATGTGGAACTTTGCATCCAATTGCATAGCAGGGAATACCAGACTCAAGAATGAGCCCACTAAGCAAACTGAAGGTGCCTTGGAATGCTCAGACGATGAAGCCTCTTCGGATTCTAGCAGGGAGGAGGGTCTCGAGTGCCCGATATGCTGGGAATCCTTCAACATAGTTGAAAACGTGCCCTATGTCTTATGGTGTGGCCATACCCTCTGTAAAAATTGCGTCCTGGGGCTTCAGTGGGCCGTTGTCAAATTTCCCACTTTACCAATTCAGCTTCCCCTTTTCATCTCATGCCCTTGGTGCAACCTCTTATCCCCCCGTCTGGTTTACAAGGGAATTCTAAAGTTCCCTCGCAAGAACTTCTTCCTTCTCTGGATGATTGAGAGCCTGAATGGAGATAGAGTCAAGTCTAGCTCTGCTTCCTCTGGGGACCACCCACCAACGTGGCTTTCAAGCGGTAAAATAGCAACTGGGAGTCATGTAAGCCACCCTACCTTCAGAAGAGGCCAACATGTCCATTCTTCAGAACCTTCGGGATCAAACCATGCCCTTAATAATGCTGTTAATCCTTATTTCACTGTGGAGGGATTACACACTTCCCTGAGAAAGTCTCTGGTCTTTTTTGTTCATCTGACGGCAAAATTCCCACTGGTTCTCATATTTCTTCTGATTGTCTTGTATGCGATACCTGCCAGTGCAGCCATCTTAGCCTTGTACATTCTCATCACTGTTTTATTCGCTCTTCCGTCGTTCCTCATTCTGTACTTTGCATATCCGAGTTTGGATTGGCTGGTTAGGGAGATCATCACTTGA